A window of the Saccharomyces eubayanus strain FM1318 chromosome II, whole genome shotgun sequence genome harbors these coding sequences:
- the BRN1 gene encoding condensin subunit BRN1, which yields MTTQLRYENNDEDEREEHNLFTNRSTVMANFEEWIKMATDNKINSRNSWNFALIDYFYDLDVLKDGENNINFQKASATLDGCIKIYSSRVDSVTTETGKLLSGLAQRKTNDSSNGSDGTNGNGQGLEDDDDEEANVQIDPLTGMPISNDPDANNTRRRVYNRVLETTLVEFETIKMKELDQELSIDPLFKKALVDFDEGGAKSLLLNTLNIDSTARVIFDASIKDNQQMTQDEAFQDQSQEDDPIEANSVVNSDNEHSQSLLSSCNDSMLNISVANAPSMEDEILSLGMDFIKFDQIAVCEISGSIEQLRNVVEDINKAKGFIENVNTKFDNFLTEEELQEAVPDNAEDGIDELDMGMQQELEYPDDNHDNTPQDEEVDQDDGKSDTVGGIFEKDLMTYFDENLNRNWRGREHWKVRNFKKMNTVSKGADALTKTPAPVGDSTSKNTENDKLTDAKKKSKQKKTLEIDFFQKDDGFEDKIFGPKGRTKIDMPIKNRKNDSHYLLPDDFHFSTDKITRLFIKPGQKMSLFQHKRHSAGDTSSRALDKSTSSTNATNNDAPAIADEHFWANNYERIEQEQKEIENSKEVGDVVGGALDNPFEDDMGGIDFNQAFEGADNSEEGSVKLDLQDDEEHKFPIRDNKVTYSRVSKKVDVRRLKKNVWKSINSLIQAQDAKKEDTLPKEDETSKEDEPPKTDEPPKTDEPLEEDEPPTVDEPSKEDEPRKELKFSEIIQGISKMYSDETLKDISTSFCFICLLHLANEHGLQITSTDNYDDLIVNYEDLVTVQTAS from the coding sequence ATGACTACCCAATTAAGGTATGAAAataatgacgaagatgaaagagaagagcACAACCTCTTTACCAATAGATCCACGGTGATggcaaattttgaagaatggaTCAAAATGGCTACagataataaaatcaaTTCGCGAAATAGTTGGAATTTTGCATTGattgattatttttatgaCTTGGACGTCCTGAAAGATGGCGAGAATAATATTAATTTCCAAAAGGCATCAGCCACGTTAGACGGGTGTATTAAGATTTATTCTTCAAGAGTTGATTCAGTGACAACAGAGACAGGGAAATTGCTGAGTGGATTAGCGCAAAGGAAGACAAACGATTCATCTAATGGAAGCGACGGTACCAACGGAAATGGTCAAGGACTtgaagatgacgacgatgaagagGCAAACGTGCAGATCGATCCATTAACTGGTATGCCCATTTCGAATGACCCTGATGCGAACAATACAAGGCGAAGAGTTTACAATCGTGTTTTAGAAACCACCTTGGTGGAGTTTGAAACAATTAAGATGAAAGAGTTAGACCAAGAACTAAGCATTGACCCATTGTTTAAGAAAGCCTTGGTAGACTTTGATGAGGGCGGTGCTAAAAGCTTATTATTGAACACATTAAATATAGACAGTACCGCAAGAGTTATATTTGACGCTTCTATCAAGGATAACCAGCAAATGACTCAAGATGAAGCCTTTCAAGATCAAAGCCAAGAAGACGATCCAATCGAAGCAAACAGTGTAGTGAACAGTGATAATGAGCACAGCCAGTCACTACTTAGTAGCTGTAACGATTCAATGCTAAACATTTCAGTCGCGAATGCTCCCTCAATGGAGGATGAGATTTTATCCCTTGGTATGGACTTCATAAAATTTGACCAGATTGCTGTTTGTGAAATTTCAGGATCAATTGAGCAACTTAGGAACGTTGTCGAAGACATCAATAAAGCAAAAGGTTTCATAGAGAATGTGAATACGAAATTCGATAACTTTTTGACGGAAGAAGAACTACAAGAGGCTGTCCCAGATAATGCCGAAGACGGTATCGATGAACTTGATATGGGCATGCAGCAGGAGCTAGAATATCCTGACGATAATCATGATAATACTCCCCAAGATGAGGAGGTTGATCAAGATGATGGGAAAAGCGATACCGTAGGAGgcatatttgaaaaagatctAATGACATATTTTGATGAGAACCTAAATAGAAATTGGAGAGGAAGAGAGCATTGGAAAGTACgtaatttcaaaaaaatgaacacAGTGAGTAAAGGAGCTGATGCATTAACAAAAACACCAGCTCCTGTAGGAGATTCTACGAGCAAAAACACCGAGAATGACAAGTTAACGGATgctaagaagaagagcaaacaaaaaaagactttagaaattgattttttccaaaaggaTGATGGGTTTGAAGATAAGATTTTTGGACCCAAGGGACGAACAAAGATTGATATGCCAATAAAGAATAGGAAAAACGATTCGCATTATTTGCTACCAGATGATTTCCATTTTTCTACTGATAAGATTACAAGATTATTTATCAAACCGGGACAAAAGATGAGCCTTTTTCAACATAAGAGACATTCGGCGGGCGATACTAGCTCAAGGGCTCTTGACAAAAGTACGTCCTCTACCAATGCTACAAACAATGATGCTCCTGCTATTGCAGATGAGCATTTTTGGGCAAATAACTATGAAAGGatagaacaagaacaaaaagaaatagaaaattcTAAGGAAGTTGGCGATGTGGTTGGTGGGGCACTGGATAACCCATTCGAAGATGATATGGGCGGTATCGATTTTAACCAAGCTTTTGAAGGGGCTGATAACAGCGAGGAAGGGAGCGTGAAACTAGACTTACAGGATGACGAAGAACATAAATTCCCCATTAGGGACAACAAGGTCACATATTCAAGGGTCTCAAAAAAGGTTGACGTGAGAaggttaaagaaaaacgtATGGAAATCGATAAATAGTTTGATACAAGCACAAGATGCCAAAAAAGAGGATACACTTCCTAAAGAGGATGAAACTTCTAAAGAAGACGAACCACCCAAAACAGACGAACCCCCCAAGACAGACGAACctcttgaagaagatgagcCTCCCACAGTGGATGAGCCTTCCAAAGAGGACGAGCCTCGCAAGGAACTTAAATTTTCTGAAATTATCCAAGGTATAAGTAAGATGTACTCGGATGAAACGTTAAAGGACATCTCTACgagtttttgttttatatgCCTTTTACACCTGGCTAATGAGCATGGGTTGCAGATAACCAGCACAGACAATTACGATGACTTGATAGTGAACTATGAGGATCTGGTGACAGTACAAACAGCGTCATGA